In a genomic window of Streptomyces roseoviridis:
- a CDS encoding ABC transporter ATP-binding protein, with product MADRTRTDEEREPTVVADGVHVTYAERGGTRTVHAVKGVSFAAYRGEAIGLIGSNGSGKSTLLKAIAGLLPTSRGRLYTLGRPALLGVDAVLMGDLSGERNVILGGLAMGMSRREIAARYAGIVEFSGINDKDADAVSRPMRTYSSGMSARLRFSIAAARSHDVLLVDEALATGDAPFRRRSRQRIDELRAEAGTVFLVSHSNSTITETCDRALWLEAGTLRADGPADAVVAAYEEFTRGGTRSDPKTGKKRDISG from the coding sequence GTGGCTGACCGGACCCGCACGGACGAGGAGCGCGAGCCCACCGTCGTCGCCGACGGCGTCCACGTCACGTACGCCGAGCGCGGTGGCACCCGTACGGTCCACGCGGTCAAGGGCGTCTCCTTCGCCGCGTACCGGGGCGAGGCGATCGGTCTGATCGGTTCGAACGGATCGGGGAAGTCGACCCTCCTGAAGGCGATCGCCGGCCTGCTGCCCACCAGCCGGGGCCGGCTCTACACCCTGGGCCGCCCGGCCCTGCTCGGCGTCGACGCGGTCCTGATGGGCGACCTGAGCGGGGAGCGGAACGTGATCCTGGGCGGCCTCGCGATGGGCATGAGCCGCCGCGAGATCGCCGCCCGCTACGCCGGGATCGTCGAGTTCTCCGGCATCAACGACAAGGACGCGGACGCCGTCTCGCGCCCCATGCGCACCTACTCCTCCGGCATGAGCGCGCGGCTGCGCTTCTCCATCGCCGCCGCCCGCAGCCATGACGTGCTCCTCGTCGACGAGGCCCTCGCGACCGGGGACGCCCCCTTCCGCCGCCGGAGCCGGCAGCGGATCGACGAGCTGCGCGCCGAGGCGGGCACCGTCTTCCTGGTCAGCCACTCGAACTCCACGATCACCGAGACCTGCGACCGCGCGCTCTGGCTGGAGGCCGGCACCCTGCGAGCGGACGGGCCGGCGGACGCGGTCGTGGCCGCCTACGAGGAGTTCACCCGTGGCGGCACCCGGTCGGACCCCAAGACCGGGAAGAAACGGGACATATCTGGATAA
- a CDS encoding sugar ABC transporter permease: MAAAFLLPALVLLGALVVYPIGYSVQRSFFDKAGDSFAGLDNYVTLFTDESIRTAVRNNLIWVVVAPTVATALGLVFAVLTERVRWGTAFKLVVFMPMAISMLAAGIIFRLVYEQDPDRGVANAVWVGVHDTFAESSVFPRARPLPVHPLKAAGGGAYVTKSPVRTGEVALLPLVGVAPAQMPGDARPARTAAPGGEGISGTAWLDFTRGGGGRPNAVDPKELGLKGLRIEAVKDGAVVARATAAADGTFTLPAAADGAVLRLPESNFREQYNGVSWLGPSLVTPAIIGSYVWMWAGFAMVLIAAGLAGLPRELLEAARVDGANEWQVFRRITVPLLAPVLGVVLVTLMINVLKVFDLVFIIAPGSAQDDANVLALQLYRSSFGTDADLGVGSAIAVLLLLLVLPVMALNIRRVRRTRRETRR; encoded by the coding sequence ATCGCCGCGGCCTTCCTCCTGCCCGCCCTCGTCCTGCTGGGCGCGCTCGTCGTCTACCCGATCGGGTACTCGGTGCAGCGCTCCTTCTTCGACAAGGCCGGTGACTCCTTCGCCGGCCTGGACAACTACGTCACCCTCTTCACGGACGAGTCCATCCGCACCGCCGTCCGCAACAACCTGATCTGGGTGGTCGTCGCCCCGACCGTGGCGACGGCCCTCGGCCTGGTCTTCGCCGTGCTGACCGAACGGGTTCGCTGGGGAACGGCGTTCAAGCTGGTCGTCTTCATGCCGATGGCGATCTCGATGCTCGCCGCGGGCATCATCTTCCGGCTGGTGTACGAGCAGGACCCGGACCGCGGGGTCGCCAACGCCGTCTGGGTCGGCGTGCACGACACCTTCGCCGAGTCGTCCGTCTTCCCACGCGCCCGGCCGCTGCCCGTGCACCCGTTGAAGGCGGCGGGCGGCGGGGCGTACGTCACCAAGTCCCCGGTCCGTACGGGGGAGGTCGCCCTGCTGCCGCTGGTCGGGGTCGCGCCGGCGCAGATGCCCGGGGACGCCCGTCCCGCGCGTACCGCCGCTCCCGGAGGAGAAGGCATCAGCGGCACCGCGTGGCTGGACTTCACCCGGGGCGGCGGCGGCAGGCCCAACGCCGTCGACCCGAAGGAGCTCGGTCTGAAGGGCCTGCGGATCGAGGCGGTGAAGGACGGCGCGGTGGTCGCGCGCGCCACGGCCGCCGCCGACGGCACCTTCACGCTCCCGGCCGCGGCCGACGGGGCGGTCCTGAGGCTGCCGGAGAGCAACTTCCGCGAGCAGTACAACGGCGTGTCGTGGCTGGGGCCCTCGCTCGTCACGCCCGCGATCATCGGCAGCTACGTGTGGATGTGGGCGGGTTTCGCGATGGTGCTCATCGCCGCCGGGCTCGCCGGTCTGCCGCGTGAACTGCTCGAAGCGGCGCGGGTCGACGGGGCGAACGAGTGGCAGGTGTTCCGCCGGATCACGGTGCCGTTGCTCGCGCCGGTCCTCGGCGTCGTCCTCGTCACCCTGATGATCAACGTCCTGAAGGTCTTCGACCTCGTCTTCATCATCGCCCCCGGCTCGGCCCAGGACGACGCGAACGTGCTCGCGCTCCAGCTGTACCGCTCCTCCTTCGGCACCGACGCCGACCTCGGGGTCGGCTCGGCCATCGCGGTGCTGCTCCTGCTGCTCGTCCTGCCGGTGATGGCGCTCAACATCCGCCGCGTCCGCCGTACCCGAAGGGAGACCCGCCGATGA
- a CDS encoding ABC transporter permease: MTTETLPRPARPAPSSPPVRPPLPPPAPASSEELRALARRHGLTLSGARPPLPAYVRRLWARRDFIAAFATARLTAQYSQARLGQLWQVVTPLLNAAVYYAVFGVLMDSRRGVPDYVPFLITGVFTWTFTAQTITAGTRAISGNLGLVRALHFPRASLPLALALQQLQQLVFSLGALVVILFCFGEFPRWSWLLAAPVLALQTLFSTGLALVTARLAARTPDIAQLMPFVLRTWMYASGIMWSLAQLTRGRDLPHTVIALLQCNPAAVYIDLMRFALIESFHGGLLPPHAWALAAGWAVLAFAGGFVFFWQAEETYGRG; this comes from the coding sequence GTGACCACCGAAACCCTGCCCCGGCCCGCACGACCGGCCCCCTCCTCGCCCCCGGTCCGGCCCCCGCTCCCGCCGCCGGCGCCCGCCTCCTCCGAAGAGCTGCGCGCCCTCGCCCGGCGCCACGGCCTCACCCTGAGCGGCGCCCGTCCCCCGCTCCCCGCGTACGTCCGCCGGCTCTGGGCCCGGCGCGACTTCATCGCCGCCTTCGCGACGGCCAGGCTCACCGCCCAGTACAGCCAGGCCCGGCTCGGGCAGCTCTGGCAGGTCGTGACGCCCCTCCTCAACGCGGCGGTCTACTACGCCGTCTTCGGCGTCCTCATGGACAGCCGGCGGGGCGTGCCCGACTACGTCCCCTTCCTGATCACCGGGGTCTTCACCTGGACCTTCACCGCACAGACGATCACGGCCGGCACCCGCGCCATCAGCGGGAACCTGGGCCTGGTCCGCGCCCTGCACTTCCCGCGCGCGAGCCTGCCCCTGGCCCTCGCGCTCCAGCAGCTCCAGCAGCTGGTCTTCTCGCTGGGCGCGCTGGTGGTGATCCTGTTCTGCTTCGGCGAGTTCCCGCGCTGGAGCTGGCTCCTGGCGGCCCCCGTCCTGGCGTTGCAGACGCTCTTCAGCACCGGGCTCGCCCTCGTGACGGCCCGGCTCGCCGCCCGTACCCCGGACATCGCCCAGCTGATGCCGTTCGTGCTGCGGACCTGGATGTACGCCTCCGGAATCATGTGGTCCCTCGCCCAGCTCACCCGCGGCCGCGACCTTCCGCACACGGTGATCGCGCTGCTCCAGTGCAATCCCGCCGCCGTCTACATCGACCTGATGCGCTTCGCGCTGATCGAGAGCTTCCACGGGGGGCTGCTTCCGCCACACGCGTGGGCGCTCGCCGCCGGGTGGGCGGTGCTCGCCTTCGCGGGCGGTTTCGTCTTCTTCTGGCAGGCGGAGGAGACCTACGGCCGTGGCTGA
- a CDS encoding glycosyltransferase 87 family protein: protein MTPEPPPHDAAPGPAPGHGTGPAPGSGAPARAGAAPPSLTRSPFESETFTSATFVTVGRGPLLALAVVWLVTRAGMLLLLLRDSLGIGGVAGEVHSLYRHWYGLFAQGTFPPGDVTWQYPPGAGLVIMSPGILPWLTYFQGFVLLTLLADLAVAAALARADSARLTHGAWYWVLGLPLLLHLPLARYDVQTTALAVLALLALKARSPAAHRIGGALAGLGALVKVWPALALIGTPRGRTTRDAWASAAVTALALLLTLGALFSESLGFLRQQGDRGVQIESLGGTGLALAKALGAWPGTVRFRYGAFEYVGPYVSTIGHLALLLTALAFIWLLLWRMRARDWTEATPPDAALAAVLLFTVTSRVISPQYMIWLLGLAAVCLTSRRTVMRPVALLLLPAAALSSLAYPVLYLEVVAGTWQGLGVMVLRNGLLLAAALLAARRLWTSTVTT, encoded by the coding sequence ATGACTCCCGAGCCCCCTCCCCACGACGCCGCCCCCGGCCCGGCGCCCGGCCACGGCACCGGTCCCGCGCCCGGATCCGGTGCGCCCGCCCGTGCCGGGGCGGCGCCGCCGTCCCTCACCCGCTCGCCCTTCGAGTCCGAGACCTTCACCTCCGCCACCTTCGTGACCGTCGGCCGCGGCCCGCTGCTCGCCCTGGCCGTCGTCTGGCTGGTCACCCGCGCCGGCATGCTGCTCCTGCTCCTTCGCGACAGCCTCGGCATCGGCGGCGTCGCCGGCGAGGTCCACTCCCTCTACCGGCACTGGTACGGCCTGTTCGCACAGGGCACCTTCCCGCCCGGCGACGTCACCTGGCAGTACCCGCCGGGTGCGGGCCTGGTCATCATGTCGCCCGGGATCCTGCCCTGGCTCACCTACTTCCAGGGCTTCGTCCTCCTCACCCTGCTCGCCGACCTGGCCGTCGCCGCCGCCCTCGCCCGCGCGGACAGCGCCCGCCTGACCCACGGCGCCTGGTACTGGGTGCTCGGCCTCCCGCTGCTCCTGCACCTCCCGCTCGCCCGCTACGACGTCCAGACCACCGCCCTCGCCGTCCTCGCCCTGCTCGCCCTCAAGGCCCGCTCCCCCGCCGCCCACCGGATCGGCGGAGCCCTCGCCGGACTCGGCGCCCTGGTGAAGGTCTGGCCGGCCCTCGCCCTCATCGGCACCCCGCGCGGCCGCACCACCCGCGATGCCTGGGCCTCCGCCGCCGTCACCGCCCTCGCCCTGCTGCTCACCCTGGGCGCGCTGTTCTCCGAGTCCCTCGGCTTCCTGCGCCAACAGGGCGACCGGGGCGTCCAGATCGAGTCCCTCGGCGGCACCGGCCTGGCCCTCGCCAAGGCCCTCGGCGCCTGGCCCGGCACCGTGCGGTTCCGCTACGGCGCCTTCGAGTACGTCGGCCCCTACGTCTCCACCATCGGCCACCTCGCCCTGCTGCTCACCGCCCTCGCCTTCATCTGGCTGCTGCTGTGGCGGATGCGGGCCCGCGACTGGACCGAGGCCACGCCCCCGGACGCCGCCCTGGCCGCCGTCCTGCTGTTCACCGTCACCAGCCGGGTGATCAGCCCCCAGTACATGATCTGGCTGCTCGGCCTGGCCGCCGTCTGCCTCACCTCGCGCCGCACGGTCATGCGCCCGGTCGCCCTGCTGCTCCTGCCCGCGGCCGCCCTGAGCTCGCTGGCGTACCCGGTGCTCTACCTGGAGGTCGTCGCCGGCACCTGGCAGGGCCTCGGCGTCATGGTGCTGCGCAACGGGCTGCTGCTCGCCGCGGCGCTGCTGGCCGCCCGCCGCCTGTGGACGTCGACCGTCACGACGTAG
- a CDS encoding carbohydrate ABC transporter permease: MSRPASRTTPGTTSRTPSRAATRPAPGAASGPTAPGVAARIAARAASGAVRVLLVLVGLFWLMPTVGLLISSLRSPSAIATDGWWQVFTAPAQLTTENYRALLSDGAITDSLVSTILITVPATLLVVVIGAFAGYAFAWLDFPGRDWWFLLVVGLLVVPVQVALVPVSKLFGAVGIFETTLGVVLFHTAFGLPFAIFLLRNFFAEIPRELLEAARLDGAGEIRLFARVVLPLGGPALASLGIFQFLWVWNDMLVALIFADAQSPPITVALQQQVRQFGNNVDVLAPGAFVSMVIPLLVFFAFQRQFVSGVMAGAVK, from the coding sequence ATGAGCCGCCCGGCCTCCCGGACCACGCCGGGGACCACGTCCCGGACCCCGTCCAGGGCCGCCACCCGGCCCGCTCCCGGCGCGGCCTCCGGGCCGACCGCCCCGGGGGTCGCGGCCCGGATCGCCGCCCGCGCCGCGTCGGGTGCGGTGCGGGTGCTGCTCGTGCTGGTCGGGCTGTTCTGGCTGATGCCGACGGTCGGGCTGCTGATCTCCTCGCTGCGCTCCCCGTCCGCGATCGCCACGGACGGCTGGTGGCAGGTCTTCACGGCACCGGCCCAGCTGACCACGGAGAACTACCGGGCGCTGCTGTCCGACGGGGCCATCACCGACTCGCTCGTCTCGACGATCCTGATCACCGTGCCCGCGACGCTCCTCGTGGTGGTCATCGGCGCGTTCGCCGGCTACGCCTTCGCGTGGCTGGACTTCCCCGGCCGGGACTGGTGGTTCCTGCTGGTCGTGGGGCTGCTCGTGGTGCCCGTTCAGGTGGCGCTCGTACCGGTGTCGAAGCTGTTCGGCGCGGTCGGGATCTTCGAGACGACGCTGGGGGTGGTGCTGTTCCACACGGCCTTCGGCCTGCCGTTCGCGATCTTCCTGCTGCGGAACTTCTTCGCGGAGATCCCGCGCGAGCTGCTGGAGGCGGCCCGGCTCGACGGAGCGGGCGAGATCCGCCTCTTCGCCCGGGTGGTCCTGCCCCTGGGCGGCCCGGCGCTGGCCTCGCTGGGGATCTTCCAGTTCCTGTGGGTGTGGAACGACATGCTGGTGGCGCTCATCTTCGCGGACGCCCAGTCGCCCCCGATCACGGTGGCGCTCCAGCAGCAGGTCCGGCAGTTCGGCAACAACGTCGACGTGCTGGCGCCGGGCGCGTTCGTGTCGATGGTGATCCCGCTGCTCGTCTTCTTCGCCTTCCAGCGGCAGTTCGTGTCCGGGGTGATGGCGGGCGCGGTGAAGTAG
- a CDS encoding TetR/AcrR family transcriptional regulator produces MTTPARPPGTPRRAPAGAAVLREDVTEAIRTAVFEELAAVGFARMSIEGIARRAGVGKTAVYRRWKSKLSLVLDLVGAVAVQGLPVPATGSLHGDLRALLEVAARALRHPVASQVVPDLLVEAARHPEIADALRAVLLDPQQGVMTQVVRAAAERGELPDGTDPDRALDLVVGPLYWRLVVVRTEPPEGYLDDLARAAVAALTA; encoded by the coding sequence ATGACGACACCCGCCCGACCTCCGGGAACCCCTCGCCGCGCCCCCGCGGGAGCCGCCGTCCTCCGGGAGGACGTCACCGAGGCCATCCGGACCGCCGTCTTCGAGGAACTGGCCGCGGTCGGCTTCGCCCGGATGTCGATCGAGGGCATCGCCCGCCGCGCCGGGGTCGGCAAGACCGCCGTCTACCGGCGCTGGAAGTCCAAGCTCTCCCTGGTCCTCGACCTCGTCGGCGCCGTCGCCGTCCAGGGCCTGCCCGTCCCCGCCACCGGCTCGCTGCACGGGGACCTCCGCGCCCTCTTGGAGGTCGCCGCCCGCGCCCTGCGCCACCCCGTGGCCTCCCAGGTCGTCCCCGACCTCCTCGTCGAGGCGGCGCGGCACCCCGAGATCGCCGACGCCCTCAGGGCCGTCCTGCTCGACCCGCAGCAGGGCGTCATGACGCAGGTCGTCCGCGCCGCCGCCGAGCGCGGCGAACTGCCCGACGGCACCGACCCCGACCGGGCCCTCGACCTCGTGGTCGGACCGCTCTACTGGCGGCTCGTCGTCGTCCGCACCGAGCCGCCCGAGGGCTACCTCGACGACCTCGCCCGCGCGGCCGTCGCCGCCCTCACCGCGTAA
- a CDS encoding NAD-glutamate dehydrogenase, which produces MQTKLDEAKAELLDRAARVAENSPVGGRLPTGPENGKRPDHASVLDYLQRYYLHTAPEDLTDRDPVDVFGAALSHFRLAENRPQGTANVRVHTPTVEENGWTCSHSVVEVVTDDMPFLVDSVTNELSRQGRGIHVVIHPQVLVRRDVTGRLIEVISKQLPKDALPHDALTESWIHVETDRETDKADLKQITNDLLRVLSDVREAVEDWEKMRDAALRIADGLPGEPTASDLRPTEVEEARELLRWLADDHFTFLGYREYELVNGDALAAVPGTGLGILRSDPHHSGEDHHAHPVSPSFNRLPADARAKAREHKLLVLTKANSRATVHRPSYLDYVGVKKFDADGNVIGERRFLGLFSSAAYTESVRRVPVVKRKVQEVLDGAGFSPSSHDGRDLLQILETYPRDELFQTPVDQLQAIVTSVLYLQERRRLRLYLRQDEYGRYYSALVYLPRDRYTTRVRLRIIDILKEELNGTSVDFTAWNTESVLSRLHFVIRVEPGTALSKLTDADVDRIESRLADAARSWSDGFSEALNAELGEERAAELLRRYGNAFPEGYKADHSPRAAVSDLVHLEALADSDKDFSLSLYEPVGSGPGERRFKIYKTGDQISLSAVLPVLNRLGVEVTDERPYELRCADRTHAWIYDFGLRMPQTTGNGGDYLGDDARERFQEAFAATWNGEAENDNFNSLVLSAGLTWREAMVLRAYAKYLRQAGWTFSQDYMEDTLRNNVHTTRLLVSLFEARMAPERQRAGTELIDGLLEELDGALDQVASLDEDRILRSFLTVIKATLRTNFFQKSADGRPHAYVSMKFDPQAIPDLPAPRPAFEIWVYSPRVEGVHLRFGKVARGGLRWSDRREDFRTEILGLVKAQMVKNTVIVPVGAKGGFVAKQLPDPSVDRDAWMAEGIASYKTFISALLDITDNLVGGEVVPPVDVVRHDEDDTYLVVAADKGTATFSDIANGVAESYGFWLGDAFASGGSAGYDHKGMGITARGAWESVKRHFRELGHDTQTEDFTVVGVGDMSGDVFGNGMLLSEHIRLVAAFDHRHIFIDPTPDAAVSYAERRRLFELPRSSWADYDTALLSPGGGVHPRTAKSIPVNAHMRAALGIEDGITKMTPAELMKAILQAPVDLLWNGGIGTYVKSSVESNADVGDKANDAIRVDGQDVRAKVIGEGGNLGATQLGRIEFARSGGPDGEGGKVNTDAIDNSAGVDTSDHEVNIKILLNGLVTEGDMTVKQRNKILAEMTDEVGTLVLRNNYAQNTALANAVAQSPSLLHAHQRFMRRLGRDGALDRSLEFLPNDRQIRELLNAGKGLTQPELAVLLAYTKITVADELIGTELPDDPYLRGLLHAYFPTLLREKFPEAVDHHPLRREIITTVLVNDTVNTGGSTFLHRLREETGASIEEIVRAQTAARAIFRLSEVWDAVEALDNRVPADVQTRMRLHSRRLVERGTRWLLNNRPQPLQIGETIEFFSERVEQVWEKLPQLLRGADLEWYESIFEELTAAGVPEELALRVAGFSSAFPTLDVVAIADRVGKDALAVAEVYYDLADRLRITDLMDRIIELPRNDRWQSMARASIREDLFAAHAALTADVLAVGNGTSTPEERFKAWEQKNAAILGRARTTLEEIQGSDAFDLANLSVAMRTMRTLLRTHS; this is translated from the coding sequence ATGCAGACCAAGCTGGACGAAGCCAAGGCCGAGCTGCTCGATCGGGCCGCCCGGGTAGCTGAGAACAGCCCGGTCGGGGGGCGACTTCCGACAGGGCCGGAGAACGGGAAGCGTCCGGACCACGCGAGCGTGCTCGACTACCTCCAGCGCTACTACCTGCACACCGCGCCCGAGGACCTCACCGACCGCGACCCCGTCGACGTGTTCGGTGCCGCCCTGTCGCACTTCCGCCTCGCGGAGAACCGTCCGCAGGGCACCGCGAACGTCCGCGTCCACACCCCGACGGTGGAGGAGAACGGCTGGACCTGCAGCCACTCCGTCGTCGAGGTGGTCACCGACGACATGCCCTTCCTCGTCGACTCCGTCACCAACGAGCTGTCCCGCCAGGGCCGCGGCATCCACGTCGTCATCCACCCGCAGGTCCTGGTCCGCCGTGACGTGACCGGCCGGCTCATCGAGGTCATCTCCAAGCAGCTGCCCAAGGACGCCCTGCCGCACGACGCGCTCACCGAGTCCTGGATCCACGTCGAGACCGACCGCGAGACCGACAAGGCCGACCTCAAGCAGATCACCAACGACCTGCTGCGCGTCCTGTCCGACGTCCGCGAGGCCGTCGAGGACTGGGAGAAGATGCGCGACGCCGCGCTGCGCATCGCCGACGGCCTGCCCGGCGAGCCGACCGCCTCCGACCTGCGGCCCACCGAGGTCGAGGAGGCCCGCGAGCTGCTGCGCTGGCTGGCCGACGACCACTTCACCTTCCTCGGCTACCGCGAGTACGAGCTGGTCAACGGCGACGCCCTGGCGGCCGTCCCCGGCACCGGCCTCGGCATCCTGCGCTCCGACCCGCACCACAGCGGCGAGGACCACCACGCCCACCCCGTCTCGCCGTCCTTCAACCGGCTGCCCGCCGACGCCCGCGCCAAGGCGCGCGAGCACAAGCTGCTCGTCCTGACGAAGGCCAACAGCCGCGCGACCGTGCACCGCCCCTCGTACCTCGACTACGTGGGCGTGAAGAAGTTCGACGCCGACGGCAACGTCATCGGCGAGCGCCGCTTCCTCGGCCTGTTCTCCTCGGCCGCCTACACCGAGTCCGTCCGCCGCGTCCCGGTCGTCAAGCGCAAGGTCCAGGAGGTCCTGGACGGCGCCGGCTTCTCGCCCAGCAGCCACGACGGCCGCGACCTGCTCCAGATCCTGGAGACCTACCCCCGCGACGAGCTCTTCCAGACCCCGGTCGACCAGCTCCAGGCCATCGTCACCAGCGTCCTGTACCTCCAGGAGCGGCGGCGGCTGCGCCTCTACCTGCGCCAGGACGAGTACGGCCGCTACTACTCGGCCCTGGTCTACCTGCCGCGCGACCGCTACACCACCCGCGTCCGGCTGCGGATCATCGACATCCTCAAGGAGGAGCTGAACGGCACCAGCGTCGACTTCACGGCCTGGAACACCGAGTCGGTCCTCTCCCGCCTCCACTTCGTCATCCGCGTCGAGCCCGGCACCGCGCTCAGCAAGCTGACCGACGCCGACGTCGACCGCATCGAGTCCCGGCTCGCCGACGCCGCCCGCTCCTGGTCCGACGGCTTCTCCGAGGCCCTCAACGCCGAGCTGGGCGAGGAGCGCGCCGCCGAGCTGCTGCGCCGCTACGGCAACGCCTTCCCCGAGGGCTACAAGGCCGACCACTCGCCGCGCGCCGCCGTCTCCGACCTCGTCCACCTGGAGGCCCTGGCCGACAGCGACAAGGACTTCTCGCTCTCCCTGTACGAGCCGGTCGGCTCCGGCCCCGGCGAGCGCCGCTTCAAGATCTACAAGACCGGCGACCAGATCTCCCTGTCCGCCGTCCTGCCGGTCCTCAACCGGCTCGGCGTCGAGGTCACCGACGAGCGCCCGTACGAGCTGCGCTGCGCCGACCGCACCCACGCCTGGATCTACGACTTCGGCCTGCGGATGCCGCAGACGACGGGCAACGGCGGCGACTACCTCGGCGACGACGCCCGCGAGCGCTTCCAGGAGGCCTTCGCCGCCACCTGGAACGGCGAGGCCGAGAACGACAACTTCAACTCCCTCGTCCTGTCCGCCGGGCTCACCTGGCGCGAGGCGATGGTGCTGCGCGCCTACGCCAAGTACCTGCGCCAGGCGGGGTGGACCTTCAGCCAGGACTACATGGAGGACACCCTCCGCAACAACGTCCACACCACCCGGCTGCTCGTCTCCCTCTTCGAGGCCCGGATGGCCCCGGAGCGCCAGCGCGCCGGCACCGAGCTGATCGACGGCCTCCTGGAGGAGCTGGACGGCGCCCTCGACCAGGTCGCCTCCCTCGACGAGGACCGCATCCTGCGTTCCTTCCTCACCGTCATCAAGGCCACGCTGCGGACCAACTTCTTCCAGAAGTCCGCCGACGGCCGGCCGCACGCCTACGTGTCGATGAAGTTCGACCCGCAGGCCATCCCCGACCTGCCGGCCCCGCGCCCCGCCTTCGAGATCTGGGTGTACTCGCCGCGCGTCGAGGGCGTCCACCTGCGCTTCGGCAAGGTCGCCCGAGGCGGCCTGCGCTGGTCCGACCGGCGCGAGGACTTCCGTACCGAGATCCTCGGCCTGGTCAAGGCGCAGATGGTGAAGAACACCGTCATCGTGCCGGTCGGCGCCAAGGGCGGCTTCGTCGCCAAGCAGCTCCCGGACCCGTCCGTGGACCGCGACGCCTGGATGGCCGAGGGCATCGCCTCGTACAAGACCTTCATCTCGGCCCTCCTCGACATCACCGACAACCTGGTCGGCGGCGAGGTCGTGCCGCCGGTCGACGTGGTCCGCCACGACGAGGACGACACCTACCTGGTCGTCGCCGCCGACAAGGGCACCGCGACCTTCTCCGACATCGCCAACGGCGTCGCGGAGTCGTACGGCTTCTGGCTCGGCGACGCCTTCGCCTCCGGCGGCTCGGCCGGCTACGACCACAAGGGCATGGGCATCACCGCGCGCGGTGCCTGGGAGTCCGTCAAGCGGCACTTCCGCGAGCTCGGCCACGACACCCAGACCGAGGACTTCACCGTCGTCGGCGTCGGTGACATGTCCGGCGACGTCTTCGGCAACGGCATGCTGCTCTCCGAGCACATCCGCCTGGTGGCCGCCTTCGACCACCGGCACATCTTCATCGACCCGACCCCGGACGCGGCCGTCTCCTACGCCGAGCGCCGCCGCCTCTTCGAGCTGCCCCGCTCGTCCTGGGCCGACTACGACACCGCGCTGCTCTCGCCCGGCGGCGGCGTCCACCCCCGGACCGCCAAGTCGATCCCGGTCAACGCGCACATGCGGGCCGCCCTCGGCATCGAGGACGGGATCACCAAGATGACCCCGGCCGAGCTGATGAAGGCGATCCTCCAGGCGCCGGTCGACCTGCTGTGGAACGGCGGCATCGGCACGTACGTGAAGTCGTCCGTCGAGTCCAACGCGGACGTCGGCGACAAGGCCAACGACGCCATCCGCGTCGACGGCCAGGACGTGCGCGCCAAGGTCATCGGCGAGGGCGGCAACCTCGGCGCCACCCAGCTGGGCCGCATCGAGTTCGCCCGCTCCGGCGGACCCGACGGCGAGGGCGGCAAGGTCAACACCGACGCCATCGACAACAGCGCCGGCGTCGACACCTCCGACCACGAGGTCAACATCAAGATCCTGCTGAACGGCCTGGTCACCGAGGGCGACATGACCGTCAAGCAGCGCAACAAGATCCTCGCGGAGATGACCGACGAGGTCGGCACGCTCGTGCTGCGCAACAACTACGCGCAGAACACCGCGCTGGCCAACGCGGTCGCCCAGTCGCCGTCCCTGCTCCACGCCCACCAGCGCTTCATGCGCCGCCTGGGCCGTGACGGCGCGCTCGACCGCTCGCTGGAGTTCCTGCCCAACGACCGGCAGATCCGCGAGCTGCTGAACGCCGGCAAGGGCCTGACCCAGCCGGAGCTCGCCGTCCTCCTCGCGTACACCAAGATCACGGTGGCCGACGAGCTGATCGGTACGGAGCTGCCCGACGACCCGTACCTGCGCGGGCTGCTGCACGCCTACTTCCCGACGCTGCTGCGCGAGAAGTTCCCCGAGGCCGTCGACCACCACCCGCTGCGCCGGGAGATCATCACCACGGTCCTGGTCAACGACACCGTCAACACCGGTGGCTCGACCTTCCTGCACCGTCTGCGCGAGGAGACGGGCGCGTCGATCGAGGAGATCGTCCGCGCGCAGACCGCCGCCCGTGCGATCTTCCGCCTGAGCGAGGTCTGGGACGCGGTCGAGGCGCTGGACAACCGGGTGCCGGCCGACGTCCAGACCCGGATGCGCCTGCACTCGCGGCGACTGGTCGAGCGCGGCACCCGCTGGCTGCTCAACAACCGGCCGCAGCCGCTCCAGATCGGCGAGACCATCGAGTTCTTCTCGGAGCGGGTCGAGCAGGTCTGGGAGAAGCTGCCGCAGCTGCTGCGCGGCGCGGACCTGGAGTGGTACGAGTCGATCTTCGAGGAGCTGACGGCGGCGGGCGTCCCGGAGGAGCTGGCGCTGCGCGTGGCCGGGTTCTCCTCCGCCTTCCCGACGCTCGACGTCGTCGCGATCGCGGACCGCGTGGGCAAGGACGCGCTGGCGGTCGCCGAGGTCTACTACGACCTGGCGGACCGGCTGCGGATCACCGACCTGATGGACCGGATCATCGAGCTGCCGCGCAACGACCGCTGGCAGTCCATGGCCCGCGCCTCCATCCGTGAGGACCTGTTCGCGGCGCACGCCGCGCTCACCGCGGACGTCCTCGCGGTCGGGAACGGCACCTCCACGCCGGAGGAGCGGTTCAAGGCGTGGGAGCAGAAGAACGCGGCGATCCTGGGCCGGGCGCGCACGACCCTGGAGGAGATCCAGGGCTCGGACGCCTTCGACCTGGCGAACCTGTCGGTGGCCATGCGGACGATGCGCACGCTGCTGCGTACGCACAGCTGA